One part of the Solanum dulcamara chromosome 3, daSolDulc1.2, whole genome shotgun sequence genome encodes these proteins:
- the LOC129882560 gene encoding linoleate 9S-lipoxygenase 6-like, giving the protein MEQTRQRSTMIDCLNVFQGSVKAQLSESKKRTESIKGEIIIQHTHAKSGFGKAIPIQLYSLYKIDPSTGEGKLSQEVHLNHGKRIHNKLNGNKCVKYELTFEVDRDFGFPGAFVVWNQHKDKFFLQSLSLQVAFRQMVHFECNSWIYPNHLMQKPRIFFSNTCYLPSQTPNGLLQLRKQELDTLRGDGTAGRIREWHRTYGYDFYNDLSDPQRGERPILGGSAHYPYPRRGKTGEPHIHSENVKGMFKIDSCIPPDERFSPQKLSEFTKKVIQATFHFVGSQGGSMSREETNQFKSFNEIKELFSGKKNQGVEEWMIKKLEARLPKEIFKEIGQGIKDYTAKFPMPQLFAGNELAWKDDEEFGHQMLAGINATVIQCLQVFPPRSKNGIWSSIRRSHIEHNLDGLTLQEAMNQWRIFILDHHNYLMPFLGKINQNGVCAYASRTLLFLKDNATLKPLAIELSLPGLSPGTEIHRVFRPGTNGSEAALWQLAKAHVGVNDSGYHQLISHWLKTHAVVEPFIIATRRQLSVMHPIHRLLDPHFKDTMHINALARSTVLKAGGIIEKTLYSGEVSMELSSSLYKQWRFDEQSLPGDLLKRGMAFHNPDCVAGVQLLFEDYPYGTDGLEIWVATKRWVTDFCLYFYKDDNSLRSDHEIQEWWSEIKKIGHGDKCNETWWYPMTTLSDLVEALTTLIWISSGLHASVNFRQYGYVGHPLNRPTKCRNFIPIEGTREFAEFLHDPDKFFLKMLPNRSEITLYMALLEVLSAPTSDEVYLGQRQSPNWIDDVWVKQRFEQFAEELNEVDKRIVERNADPKLKNRQGPSNIPYKLLGPVVSNVKSCQGITAIGIPNSISM; this is encoded by the exons ATGGAACAAACTAGACAACGTTCAACGATGATTGATTGTCTGAATGTGTTTCAAGGAAGTGTGAAGGCTCAACTCTCTGAAAGCAAGAAACGTACAGAGTCCATTAAAGGAGAAATCATTATTCAACATACCCATGCAAAATCAGGCTTTGGAAAAGCTATTCCTATTCAATTATATAGTCTCTATAAAATTGACCCAA GTACAGGCGAAGGAAAGCTGAGTCAAGAAGTGCACCTGAATCATGGGAAACGTATCCACAACAAGCTTAATGGTAACAAATGTGTCAAGTATGAATTGACATTTGAGGTTGACCGAGATTTTGGATTTCCAGGTGCTTTTGTCGTCTGGAACCAACACAAAGACAAGTTTTTTCTTCAATCACTGTCTCTCCAAGTTGCATTCAGACAAATGGTTCATTTTGAATGCAACTCTTGGATATATCCCAATCATTTAATGCAAAAGCCAAGGATTTTCTTCTCAAATACT TGTTATCTTCCAAGCCAAACACCAAATGGTCTGCTGCAACTGAGGAAACAAGAACTTGATACATTGAGAGGAGATGGAACTGCAGGGAGAATTAGAGAATGGCATCGGACTTATGGCTATGATTTCTATAATGATCTCAGTGATCCTCAGCGAGGGGAAAGACCTATTTTAGGAGGTTCAGCTCACTATCCATATCCAAGGAGAGGAAAAACTGGTGAACCACATATTCACTCAG AAAATGTGAAGGGGATGTTCAAGATAGACAGCTGCATCCCTCCGGATGAAAGATTTAGCCCCCAGAAACTATCAGAGTTTACGAAGAAAGTGATCCAGGCAACTTTTCACTTTGTTGGTTCTCAGGGGGGATCTATGTCAAGAGAAGAAACCAACCAATTCAAGTCATTCAACGAGATCAAAGAGCTATTTTCGGGGAAGAAAAACCAAGGGGTGGAAGAATGGATGATAAAGAAACTGGAAGCTCGTCTACCAAAAGAGATTTTCAAGGAGATTGGACAAGGAATCAAAGATTATACTGCAAAGTTCCCAATGCCTCAGTTATTTGCAG GGAACGAACTGGCATGGAAGGATGATGAGGAGTTTGGACACCAGATGCTTGCAGGAATTAATGCAACTGTAATTCAGTGTTTGCAG GTTTTTCCACCAAGAAGCAAGAATGGAATATGGAGTTCAATAAGACGATCACACATAGAACATAACCTTGATGGCCTGACTCTTCAAGAA GCAATGAACCAATGGAGGATTTTCATCTTGGACCACCACAACTATCTCATGCcatttttaggaaaaataaaccaaaatgGTGTATGTGCCTATGCGTCCAGAACTCTACTATTCTTAAAGGACAATGCCACGCTAAAGCCACTAGCAATAGAACTAAGTTTACCAGGGCTTTCACCTGGCACTGAGATTCACAGAGTATTTCGTCCAGGGACCAATGGATCAGAGGCAGCCTTATGGCAGCTTGCTAAAGCTCATGTTGGAGTAAATGATTCTGGTTATCATCAGCTAATCAGCCATTg GCTAAAAACTCATGCAGTTGTAGAGCCATTCATTATTGCCACCAGAAGGCAGTTGAGTGTTATGCACCCGATTCACCGATTATTGGATCCTCACTTCAAGGACACTATGCATATAAATGCATTGGCTCGAAGTACAGTCTTAAAAGCTGGAGGAATCATCGAGAAGACCCTTTATTCTGGTGAAGTGTCTATGGAGCTATCTTCTTCACTCTATAAGCAATGGAGATTTGATGAACAAAGCCTCCCTGGTGATTTACTGAAAAG AGGTATGGCTTTCCATAACCCAGATTGCGTGGCTGGCGTTCAACTTCTCTTTGAAGATTATCCATATGGTACAGATGGACTAGAAATTTGGGTAGCAACCAAGAGATGGGTAACTGACTTTTGTCTATATTTTTACAAGGATGATAATTCCCTGAGATCTGACCATGAGATCCAAGAATGGTGGTCGGAGATTAAGAAAATTGGCCATGGAGACAAATGTAACGAAACATGGTGGTACCCAATGACTACTCTCTCTGACCTAGTAGAGGCTCTCACCACCCTTATATGGATTTCCTCAGGTCTTCATGCTTCAGTTAACTTTAGACAATACGGATACGTGGGTCATCCACTAAATCGCCCAACCAAATGTCGGAATTTCATCCCGATAGAAGGGACAAGAGAGTTCGCAGAGTTTCTCCATGACCCAGATAAGTTTTTTCTCAAAATGTTACCCAACAGGTCTGAAATTACCCTATATATGGCACTATTAGAGGTACTCTCGGCGCCTACATCTGATGAAGTATACTTGGGTCAACGACAATCTCCAAATTGGATAGATGATGTATGGGTAAAGCAAAGGTTTGAGCAATTTGCAGAGGAACTGAATGAAGTGGATAAAAGGATAGTGGAAAGAAATGCAGATCCCAAACTTAAGAACAGACAGGGCCCCTCCAATATACCATACAAGCTTCTGGGCCCTGTGGTCTCCAATGTTAAATCATGTCAGGGTATTACAGCAATAGGGATACCTAATAGCATATCCATGTGA
- the LOC129882561 gene encoding uncharacterized protein LOC129882561 isoform X2 — protein MAFKITVNSNLNTKGVLSPPPNKLHSHLLPSNQKNCGRRSTPLSLIPSKKSWHRSLRVSNLSESSASNSYDVVIVGAGIIGLTIARHFLLASDLSVALVDAALPCFGATGAGQGYIWKAHKSPGTEKWELMMRSHQLWESLAKSIQLQGMDPLEVLGWKKTGSLLVSKTADESAMLKRRVEELSQEGLRAEFLSTNDLLSEEPELVLEKEGGAAFFPDDYQLDAHRTVAFIEKCNRYFAVEGRYAEFYHEPAVGLVSCQVGAIQTSKSTLHSKKAVVIAAGCWTGSLMHGLIKQPDIELNLPIKPRKGHLLVIENFKSFKLKHGIMEAGYVNHQSATLKATASDSGPVYNAQDLSVSMTATMDASGNLVLGSSRQLVGFSTEVDESVINHIWQRVGEFIPALRHESLEDLRQSREVRIGLRPYIPDGKPVIGLVPGFSNVFLAAGHEGEGLSLALGTAEMIADMVLENPCKVDAAPFSLLDRCFH, from the exons ATGGCCTTCAAAATTACTGTAAACTCTAATCTCAATACCAAAGGTGTACTTTCACCTCCTCCAAACAAGCTACACTCGCATCTGTTACCctcaaatcaaaaaaattgtgGCCGCAGAAGTACACCTCTATCATTGATACCAAGTAAAAAAAGTTGGCATCGATCACTTCGAGTTTCGAATTTGAGTGAGTCTTCCGCGTCTAACTCATACGATGTTGTCATAGTTGGTGCCGGAATCATTGGATTGACCATCGCACGCCACTTTCTCCTTGCCTCAGATCTCTCCGTCGCCCTAGTTGATGCTGCTCTTCCTTGCTTTGGCGCAACGGGCGCAG GTCAAGGATACATATGGAAGGCACACAAATCACCCGGTACTGAGAAATGGGAGTTAATGATGAGAAGCCATCAATTATGGGAGAGCCTAGCCAAGAGCATTCAACTTCAAGGGATGGATCCTTTAGAGGTACTTGGCTGGAAGAAGACAG GAAGCCTTTTAGTAAGTAAAACAGCAGATGAGTCAGCAATGTTAAAAAGGAGGGTGGAGGAGCTATCACAGGAGGGGTTGAGAGCTGAGTTCTTGTCCACCAATGACTTGCTATCAGAAGAACCGGAACTTGTGCTTGAGAAGGAAGGTGGGGCGGCTTTTTTCCCTGATGATTACCAATTGGACGCTCATCGTACTGTTGCATTTATTGAGAAG TGTAACAGGTATTTTGCTGTGGAAGGGAGATATGCTGAATTTTATCATGAACCCGCTGTTGGATTAGTTAG CTGCCAGGTTGGAGCTATTCAAACTTCCAAGAGTACATTGCACAGTAAGAAGGCTGTTGTGATTGCAGCAGGTTGTTGGACTGGGTCTTTGATGCACGGTCTGATTAAGCAACCAGATATTGAACTCAACCTTCCAATAAAGCCTCGAAAG GGTCACCTGCTTGTGATAGAGAATTTCAAGTCGTTCAAGCTGAAGCATGGAATTATGGAGGCAGGGTATGTCAACCATCAGTCGGCAACCCTGAAAGCTACTGCATCTGATTCAGGGCCTGTCTATAATGCACAAGATTTGTCTGTTTCAATGACGGCAACCATGGATGCGTCAGGAAATCTCGTCCTTG GGAGTAGCCGACAACTTGTTGGGTTTAGCACAGAGGTAGATGAATCTGTCATCAACCACATATGGCAGCGGGTTGGGGAGTTCATACCTGCTTTAAGACATGAGTCTCTTGAAGATTTGCGTCAAAGCAGAGAAGTTAGAATAGGACTGAGACCTTACA TTCCTGATGGAAAGCCTGTCATTGGGCTTGTTCCTGGATTTTCAAACGTCTTTCTTGCTGCCGGGCATGAAGGAGAAGGACTGTCGCTG GCTCTAGGAACAGCTGAAATGATTGCTGATATGGTGTTGGAAAATCCTTGTAAAGTAGATGCAGCACCTTTTTCTCTGCTAGACCGGTGCTTCCACTAA
- the LOC129882561 gene encoding uncharacterized protein LOC129882561 isoform X1, whose product MAFKITVNSNLNTKGVLSPPPNKLHSHLLPSNQKNCGRRSTPLSLIPSKKSWHRSLRVSNLSESSASNSYDVVIVGAGIIGLTIARHFLLASDLSVALVDAALPCFGATGAGQGYIWKAHKSPGTEKWELMMRSHQLWESLAKSIQLQGMDPLEVLGWKKTGSLLVSKTADESAMLKRRVEELSQEGLRAEFLSTNDLLSEEPELVLEKEGGAAFFPDDYQLDAHRTVAFIEKCNRYFAVEGRYAEFYHEPAVGLVRHGNSCQVGAIQTSKSTLHSKKAVVIAAGCWTGSLMHGLIKQPDIELNLPIKPRKGHLLVIENFKSFKLKHGIMEAGYVNHQSATLKATASDSGPVYNAQDLSVSMTATMDASGNLVLGSSRQLVGFSTEVDESVINHIWQRVGEFIPALRHESLEDLRQSREVRIGLRPYIPDGKPVIGLVPGFSNVFLAAGHEGEGLSLALGTAEMIADMVLENPCKVDAAPFSLLDRCFH is encoded by the exons ATGGCCTTCAAAATTACTGTAAACTCTAATCTCAATACCAAAGGTGTACTTTCACCTCCTCCAAACAAGCTACACTCGCATCTGTTACCctcaaatcaaaaaaattgtgGCCGCAGAAGTACACCTCTATCATTGATACCAAGTAAAAAAAGTTGGCATCGATCACTTCGAGTTTCGAATTTGAGTGAGTCTTCCGCGTCTAACTCATACGATGTTGTCATAGTTGGTGCCGGAATCATTGGATTGACCATCGCACGCCACTTTCTCCTTGCCTCAGATCTCTCCGTCGCCCTAGTTGATGCTGCTCTTCCTTGCTTTGGCGCAACGGGCGCAG GTCAAGGATACATATGGAAGGCACACAAATCACCCGGTACTGAGAAATGGGAGTTAATGATGAGAAGCCATCAATTATGGGAGAGCCTAGCCAAGAGCATTCAACTTCAAGGGATGGATCCTTTAGAGGTACTTGGCTGGAAGAAGACAG GAAGCCTTTTAGTAAGTAAAACAGCAGATGAGTCAGCAATGTTAAAAAGGAGGGTGGAGGAGCTATCACAGGAGGGGTTGAGAGCTGAGTTCTTGTCCACCAATGACTTGCTATCAGAAGAACCGGAACTTGTGCTTGAGAAGGAAGGTGGGGCGGCTTTTTTCCCTGATGATTACCAATTGGACGCTCATCGTACTGTTGCATTTATTGAGAAG TGTAACAGGTATTTTGCTGTGGAAGGGAGATATGCTGAATTTTATCATGAACCCGCTGTTGGATTAGTTAG ACATGGAAATAGCTGCCAGGTTGGAGCTATTCAAACTTCCAAGAGTACATTGCACAGTAAGAAGGCTGTTGTGATTGCAGCAGGTTGTTGGACTGGGTCTTTGATGCACGGTCTGATTAAGCAACCAGATATTGAACTCAACCTTCCAATAAAGCCTCGAAAG GGTCACCTGCTTGTGATAGAGAATTTCAAGTCGTTCAAGCTGAAGCATGGAATTATGGAGGCAGGGTATGTCAACCATCAGTCGGCAACCCTGAAAGCTACTGCATCTGATTCAGGGCCTGTCTATAATGCACAAGATTTGTCTGTTTCAATGACGGCAACCATGGATGCGTCAGGAAATCTCGTCCTTG GGAGTAGCCGACAACTTGTTGGGTTTAGCACAGAGGTAGATGAATCTGTCATCAACCACATATGGCAGCGGGTTGGGGAGTTCATACCTGCTTTAAGACATGAGTCTCTTGAAGATTTGCGTCAAAGCAGAGAAGTTAGAATAGGACTGAGACCTTACA TTCCTGATGGAAAGCCTGTCATTGGGCTTGTTCCTGGATTTTCAAACGTCTTTCTTGCTGCCGGGCATGAAGGAGAAGGACTGTCGCTG GCTCTAGGAACAGCTGAAATGATTGCTGATATGGTGTTGGAAAATCCTTGTAAAGTAGATGCAGCACCTTTTTCTCTGCTAGACCGGTGCTTCCACTAA